From one Lycium ferocissimum isolate CSIRO_LF1 chromosome 5, AGI_CSIRO_Lferr_CH_V1, whole genome shotgun sequence genomic stretch:
- the LOC132057381 gene encoding GDSL esterase/lipase At5g03820-like, with translation MRTMGFLRCLLGGFLLAIVFSVSNGDPLVPALCIFGDSVVDVGNNNNLSTLIKANFPPYGRDFVTHRPTGRFCNGKLATDFTAEYLGFTSYPPAYLSREARGQRILTGVNFASAASGYYNVTARLFRALTLSHQLKYYRLWQRKVVNLVGRTQATNIFSGGIHLINAGSSDFIQNYYINPLLNRRYSPDEFSDILMQSYSSFVQNLYDLGARRIGVTTLPPTGCLPAAITLFGRGRNQCVARLNQDAISFNNKLNRTSQNLKNKLSGLKLVVFDIYQPLFDLITKPAESGFFESRKACCGTGTLETSFLCNARSIGTCFNATNYVFWDGFHPSESANEKLAQSLLEQGFDLIS, from the exons ATGAGAACGATGGGTTTCTTGAGGTGTCTCTTAGGTGGTTTTCTTCTTGCCATTGTGTTCTCTGTATCTAATGGAGACCCTTTGGTTCCAGCATTGTGCATCTTTGGTGACTCtgtagttgatgtgggaaaTAATAACAACTTAAGCACTCTCATCAAGGCAAACTTTCCACCTTATGGAAGAGATTTTGTTACCCACAGACCCACCGGACGGTTCTGCAATGGAAAGCTGGCCACAGACTTCACTG CTGAATATCTTGGGTTCACTTCATACCCGCCAGCTTACCTGAGTCGAGAAGCAAGAGGGCAAAGAATTCTTACTGGTGTTAACTTTGCCTCTGCTGCTTCTGGTTATTATAATGTGACTGCTCGACTGTTT CGTGCTCTAACGTTGTCACATCAACTAAAATATTACAGGTTGTGGCAGAGAAAAGTAGTGAATCTGGTAGGGAGGACCCAGGCTACTAACATTTTCTCAGGAGGAATACATCTTATAAATGCAGGAAGCAGTGACTTCATTCAAAACTATTATATAAATCCACTACTCAACAGACGCTACTCACCTGATGAATTCTCAGATATCCTCATGCAGTCTTACTCATCATTTGTTCAG AACCTCTATGATCTGGGAGCAAGGAGGATTGGGGTCACAACTCTGCCACCAACTGGTTGTTTGCCAGCTGCCATTACTTTGTTCGGTAGAGGAAGGAACCAATGTGTTGCAAGACTGAACCAAGACGCAATCTCCTTCAACAATAAACTCAACAGGACATCTCAAAATTTAAAGAACAAGCTTTCCGGCCTCAAGCTCGTAGTCTTTGACATCTATCAGCCTCTCTTTGATCTGATCACAAAACCTGCAGAAAGTG GATTTTTTGAATCAAGGAAGGCTTGCTGCGGGACTGGCACACTAGAAACATCATTCCTTTGTAATGCCAGGTCCATAGGAACATGCTTCAATGCTACAAACTACGTCTTCTGGGATGGATTTCATCCCTCAGAATcggcaaatgagaagttagctCAAAGTCTGTTGGAACAGGGTTTTGACCTCATCTCTTAA